The Haploplasma axanthum region AAAAGCAAAACTTGATATTATTTTAAAAGAAGACAATGAAGAATTATTTAACGAACTAGTTAAAAAACATTTAGTTCTTGCTGTTCCAACAGCAATCTTAAATGATGAAGCATATCCAGGATTAGATCCTGCAAAATTAAGTCAACTATTAAAACAAGTATAAAATATATGGAAGTGATTACCACTTCCATGTTTTTTTAAGTTAATAA contains the following coding sequences:
- a CDS encoding thioredoxin family protein: MKITILTKTDCPMCNKLKMYIEHALKDDQKAKLDIILKEDNEELFNELVKKHLVLAVPTAILNDEAYPGLDPAKLSQLLKQV